The Hymenobacter oligotrophus genome has a window encoding:
- a CDS encoding LysM peptidoglycan-binding domain-containing protein, with amino-acid sequence MKRLLLLLLCLLPLLVAAQSVPVPAEIQFAGLRLRLTDGGRAAVQQKVDALRRHPSSFQARVALADAAFPIIDRVLQEEGVPLDFRYLCLQESGLQGDAQSIHDAVGYWQFKREAASDFGLLVNDQVDERKHLVAATHGAAKYLLRSQQMYRNWLNTLLSYNLGPGGVKPYTLPTDATATEMEVSEKTHPYILTFLAHKLAYEPAVGTNPRPAMMLREYPAMGGHSLEMLAQAIQTPAAELSKHNRWLLAAAVPTDKSYTALVPVTDSLQLLAMAVQQRQAASKLVTKPEVDPTNAAFVTVNGLRAVVALPGESKEDLAQRTGIKLRKLLQYNDLKPFDQIVIGQPYFVQKKRDKAAVEYHVAQQGESVASVSQKYGMRSKAIRSKNRMAANEQLQTGRVLWMQHTRPREVAVEYVKDTNGAVAAALERPVGSPTPAEPVPAPATAPKPAPSKPATINPAPATTASKPAPAQPVQDEPAVADATVGTGEAAADSNLENINDVAAPDSAAAPAPSQQPAYASTTAGSNKGLPASAPVADEPAADAAEEEPVAVVAAPATPASRPAPSTPPASKPAPAPAPAAAPTAAKPTAPTSVPAASADKPAPAPAAQAAPAPVATTVEPVPSSGLHTVQPKENVYSIARRFGIRPADIIAWNNLPPSPALLIGQVIRVAPPAPSATASAAPAPSAAPAKPAATPAPATKPATPAASAPAASPTAASGAIKHTVAPGESMYGISRKYGVTIKDIMEWNGKPDFNVRPGEVLVIKPVK; translated from the coding sequence ATGAAAAGACTGCTGCTTTTGTTGCTTTGCTTGCTGCCGTTGCTGGTGGCGGCCCAGAGCGTACCCGTACCCGCCGAAATTCAGTTTGCCGGCTTGCGCCTGCGCCTTACCGATGGGGGGCGGGCGGCCGTGCAGCAAAAAGTAGATGCCCTGCGGCGGCACCCTTCGTCGTTTCAGGCGCGGGTAGCCCTGGCCGATGCTGCTTTCCCGATCATCGACCGAGTGCTGCAGGAAGAAGGCGTACCCCTCGATTTTCGCTACCTCTGCTTGCAGGAAAGCGGCTTGCAGGGCGATGCGCAGAGCATTCACGATGCGGTGGGCTACTGGCAGTTTAAGCGCGAAGCTGCATCGGACTTTGGCCTACTCGTGAACGACCAGGTTGACGAACGCAAGCACCTGGTAGCCGCAACCCACGGCGCGGCCAAGTACCTGCTCCGCTCGCAGCAGATGTACCGCAACTGGTTGAACACCCTGCTCAGCTACAACCTAGGGCCCGGCGGCGTGAAACCTTACACCCTGCCCACCGACGCGACGGCCACGGAAATGGAAGTGTCGGAGAAGACGCACCCGTACATCCTCACCTTTCTGGCCCACAAGCTGGCCTACGAGCCCGCCGTGGGGACCAACCCGCGTCCGGCCATGATGCTGCGCGAGTATCCCGCTATGGGAGGCCACTCGTTGGAAATGCTGGCGCAGGCCATCCAGACGCCGGCAGCCGAGTTGAGCAAGCACAACCGTTGGCTGCTAGCCGCCGCGGTGCCCACCGATAAGTCGTACACGGCGCTGGTGCCCGTAACCGACTCGCTGCAATTGCTGGCTATGGCCGTGCAGCAGCGGCAGGCCGCCTCCAAGCTGGTAACCAAGCCCGAAGTTGACCCCACCAACGCCGCCTTTGTTACCGTGAACGGCCTGCGCGCCGTGGTGGCGCTGCCCGGCGAGAGCAAAGAAGACCTGGCCCAACGCACCGGCATAAAACTGCGCAAGCTGCTGCAATACAACGACCTTAAGCCTTTCGATCAGATAGTAATTGGCCAGCCCTACTTTGTGCAGAAAAAGCGCGACAAGGCGGCCGTGGAGTACCACGTGGCGCAACAAGGCGAAAGCGTGGCCTCGGTGTCGCAGAAGTACGGAATGCGCAGCAAGGCCATTCGGAGCAAAAACCGCATGGCTGCCAACGAGCAGCTGCAAACCGGTCGCGTACTCTGGATGCAGCACACCCGCCCCCGCGAGGTGGCCGTGGAGTACGTGAAAGATACCAACGGGGCCGTAGCGGCAGCTTTGGAGCGGCCGGTAGGCAGCCCCACTCCTGCCGAACCCGTTCCTGCGCCGGCTACTGCGCCCAAACCTGCTCCGAGCAAACCAGCCACAATCAACCCTGCCCCGGCTACTACGGCCAGCAAACCCGCTCCCGCGCAACCGGTGCAAGACGAGCCGGCGGTAGCCGATGCCACGGTGGGTACCGGCGAAGCTGCTGCTGATTCGAACCTCGAAAACATCAACGATGTGGCTGCCCCCGATTCGGCAGCGGCACCGGCGCCCAGCCAGCAACCCGCGTACGCTAGCACCACTGCCGGCAGCAACAAAGGACTTCCGGCCTCTGCGCCCGTGGCCGATGAGCCCGCCGCCGACGCAGCTGAGGAAGAACCCGTGGCTGTGGTGGCGGCCCCCGCAACGCCAGCCAGCCGCCCCGCGCCAAGTACGCCGCCCGCCAGCAAACCGGCACCAGCTCCCGCACCGGCAGCAGCACCCACTGCAGCCAAGCCAACAGCACCTACCTCGGTACCTGCAGCTTCAGCCGATAAGCCCGCCCCGGCCCCCGCTGCGCAAGCGGCTCCGGCCCCGGTTGCTACCACCGTAGAGCCGGTGCCGAGTTCGGGCTTGCACACGGTTCAGCCCAAGGAGAACGTGTACTCCATTGCTCGCCGCTTTGGCATTCGGCCAGCTGATATTATTGCCTGGAACAACCTGCCCCCCAGCCCCGCGCTGCTGATTGGGCAGGTTATCCGGGTAGCGCCGCCGGCGCCGAGTGCTACGGCCTCGGCTGCTCCGGCCCCCAGCGCGGCCCCGGCCAAGCCGGCTGCTACCCCGGCACCGGCCACTAAACCGGCCACACCTGCTGCATCGGCCCCTGCTGCAAGCCCAACCGCTGCCTCGGGCGCAATCAAGCACACGGTAGCGCCCGGCGAGTCGATGTATGGCATTTCGCGCAAGTACGGCGTTACCATCAAGGACATCATGGAGTGGAACGGCAAACCCGATTTCAACGTGCGCCCCGGCGAAGTACTGGTCATTAAGCCTGTTAAATAA
- a CDS encoding TonB-dependent receptor: protein MKHASLGILLPFVVAAAQAQAQTYPVSGRVLDSKDQAPLIGANVLLTRLQADSVRVGAAVNPDGSFTIPGAEAGTYRLTVSFLGYQTLKRAVTVSGAPLNLGTLALQASGVTLRGVEVTGRAPVAVQKGDTAQFDSRAFKTNPDANAQDLITKMPGVTVGTDGKVQAQGEQVQRILVDGKEFFGNDPDAVLRNIPAEVIDKIQVYDRASDQSQFTGFDDGNQQKTINIVTRPQFRNGQFGRVMAGAGQGTDGDTRYRASGNINSFKGKQRISVIAQSNNVNEQNFGTEDLLGVVGNSRQGGGGGGRPGGGGGGRPGGGGPGGGNFQGGQGGGNNASNFLVNQSGGISRTHALGLNYSDSWGKKTDVQGSYFFNLSDNTLNSTTARAFNVDLLRYNENSLTTSRNINNRASLRIEHKFDSLNSLLWQPRLSVQRNTSNNTLDGRIYREAFADVPDSTQSTNSSDYRSANTGITLGNQLLYRHRFLKRGRTFSLGLNTTYNDRSGSNYLFSENLDFTSTPESRRLTDQYARLDQLGWNWNASAIYTEPISLKSQLQLNYTVGYTPNDSDRKTYNFDPSTGRYTALNTPLSNVFESSYTTNAAGLSYRYNDQQLQWMVGASVQQAVLRNEQEFPQAARTRRTFLNVLPNAMLRYNFSRQQNLRLNYRMRTQEPSIGQLQEVVNNANPLQITTGNPLLQQEFTHNLFVRYSAAKPEKSTSFFALIGGSHTDNFITNSTRIVERPTAIGGVIVPAGGQITRPVNLNQQYTLRSFANYTLPLAFIKSNLNLNAGASYSQTPGLVNERLNYNRAPAFTFGAVLSSNISPELDFTVSSNSAQTYVRNTLQTQSNSQFFRQNTTLRFSWIITKGVTLQSDVNHIAYSGLAAGFNQNFVLWNASLGKKILPKQQGEIRLYAFDLLGQNNSIQRNITPAYTEDVRTNILQRYVMLMFTYNIRNFGGAGAPANDQPNNPGGPGGFGPGGRPGGFPGGPPPGGGF from the coding sequence GCGGCGCGCCGCTGAACCTTGGCACGCTTGCGTTGCAGGCTTCGGGGGTTACGCTGCGCGGCGTGGAGGTAACGGGCCGCGCCCCGGTCGCCGTGCAAAAAGGCGATACGGCGCAGTTCGATAGCCGCGCTTTCAAGACGAACCCCGACGCTAACGCGCAAGACCTGATTACCAAAATGCCCGGCGTAACTGTGGGCACCGATGGCAAGGTGCAGGCCCAGGGCGAGCAAGTGCAGCGTATTTTGGTGGATGGCAAGGAGTTTTTCGGCAACGACCCCGACGCGGTGTTGCGCAACATTCCGGCCGAGGTTATCGACAAAATTCAGGTGTACGACCGCGCCTCCGACCAGTCGCAGTTCACCGGTTTCGACGACGGCAACCAACAGAAAACCATCAACATTGTTACGCGTCCGCAATTCCGCAACGGGCAGTTTGGCCGCGTAATGGCCGGCGCCGGCCAAGGCACCGACGGCGACACGCGCTACCGCGCCAGCGGCAACATCAACTCGTTTAAGGGCAAGCAGCGCATTTCGGTTATTGCCCAGAGCAACAACGTAAACGAGCAGAACTTCGGCACCGAGGACTTGCTTGGTGTGGTGGGCAACTCGCGCCAGGGCGGTGGCGGTGGCGGGCGCCCCGGCGGGGGTGGCGGCGGACGCCCCGGGGGCGGCGGCCCGGGCGGCGGCAACTTCCAAGGCGGGCAAGGCGGCGGCAACAACGCCAGCAACTTCTTGGTAAACCAAAGCGGCGGCATTTCGCGCACCCATGCCCTAGGTCTGAACTACTCCGACAGCTGGGGCAAGAAGACCGACGTGCAAGGCAGCTACTTTTTCAACCTAAGCGACAATACGCTCAACAGCACCACGGCCCGCGCCTTCAACGTGGATTTGCTGCGCTACAACGAGAACTCGCTTACCACCAGCCGCAACATAAATAACCGCGCCAGCCTGCGCATCGAGCACAAGTTCGACTCGCTGAACTCGCTGTTGTGGCAGCCGCGCCTTTCGGTGCAGCGCAACACCAGCAACAACACGCTCGATGGGCGCATTTACCGGGAAGCGTTTGCCGATGTGCCCGACAGCACCCAAAGCACCAACAGCAGCGACTACCGCTCGGCCAACACGGGCATTACGCTGGGCAACCAACTGCTGTACCGCCACCGCTTTCTGAAGCGCGGCCGCACCTTCTCCCTAGGTCTGAACACCACCTACAACGACCGCAGCGGCAGCAACTACCTGTTCTCAGAAAACCTCGACTTCACGAGCACGCCGGAGTCGCGGCGGCTTACCGACCAGTACGCCCGCCTCGACCAGCTAGGCTGGAACTGGAATGCCTCGGCCATTTACACCGAGCCCATCAGCCTCAAAAGCCAACTGCAGCTGAACTACACCGTCGGCTACACGCCCAACGACTCGGACCGCAAGACGTACAACTTCGACCCAAGCACCGGCCGCTACACCGCCCTGAACACGCCGCTGAGCAACGTGTTTGAGAGCAGCTACACCACCAACGCCGCCGGCCTGAGCTACCGCTACAACGACCAGCAGCTGCAATGGATGGTGGGCGCCTCGGTGCAGCAAGCCGTGCTGCGCAACGAGCAGGAGTTTCCGCAGGCTGCCCGCACGCGGCGCACTTTCCTGAACGTGCTGCCCAATGCCATGCTGCGCTACAACTTTTCGCGGCAGCAAAACCTGCGCCTCAACTACCGCATGCGCACGCAGGAGCCCAGCATCGGCCAGTTGCAGGAGGTGGTAAACAACGCCAACCCGCTGCAGATTACCACCGGCAACCCTTTGCTGCAGCAGGAGTTTACGCACAACCTGTTTGTGCGCTACTCGGCCGCCAAGCCCGAAAAGTCGACGTCGTTTTTTGCGCTGATTGGCGGCTCGCACACCGATAACTTTATTACCAACAGCACGCGCATTGTGGAGCGGCCCACGGCCATTGGCGGCGTGATTGTGCCGGCCGGCGGCCAGATTACGCGCCCCGTAAACCTGAACCAGCAGTACACGCTGCGCTCGTTTGCCAACTACACCCTGCCGCTGGCGTTCATCAAATCGAACCTAAACCTGAACGCGGGCGCCAGCTACAGCCAAACGCCGGGCCTCGTAAACGAGCGGCTGAACTACAACCGCGCGCCAGCCTTCACCTTCGGGGCAGTGCTAAGCAGCAACATCAGCCCCGAGCTCGACTTCACGGTGTCGTCGAACTCGGCCCAAACGTACGTGCGCAACACGCTGCAAACCCAGTCGAACAGCCAGTTTTTCCGCCAGAATACCACGCTGCGCTTCAGCTGGATTATCACCAAGGGCGTTACGCTGCAGTCCGATGTAAACCACATTGCCTACTCGGGCCTGGCGGCGGGCTTCAACCAGAATTTTGTGCTCTGGAATGCCAGCCTGGGTAAAAAGATACTGCCGAAGCAGCAGGGCGAGATTCGTTTGTACGCCTTCGACCTGCTGGGCCAGAACAACAGCATTCAGCGCAACATTACGCCGGCCTACACGGAGGACGTGCGCACCAACATCTTGCAGCGCTACGTGATGCTGATGTTTACCTACAACATCCGCAACTTCGGTGGGGCGGGCGCCCCGGCCAACGATCAGCCCAATAATCCTGGCGGCCCCGGTGGCTTTGGCCCCGGCGGCCGGCCAGGCGGTTTCCCGGGTGGCCCGCCTCCCGGCGGCGGTTTCTAG